GGGCTGCGGCGTGGGGGACGGGGGGCGTGAGCGCACAGGCTTCCAGAAGCCCGCGCTCCAGCCGGCGACGAGCCAGTAGACGAGCCCGCCCGCGAGGCCGGCCGCGAGGATGTAGAAGGGATCGGCTGGGGCCGTGGCCTCTCCGCTGATGCGAGGGAAGAGCCGCGCGCCGACGAAGGCCGAGACGGCGCCGTTGGCCACGTGGAACAGCCACGAGCGGGCCGCGAACACCTCGGCGAACAGCACGCCCACCAGTGCCACCAGCCACATCACGCTCACCAGGAAGGTGACGAGGAAGGTGCCCGTGAACAGCGCCTCCATGATCGCCACCCAGGTTTCCGGTGCCAGCCCGAGCGACTGGTTGGCGAGCGCCCCGATACGCCACTGGCCGAACAGGATGACGGCCACGCCGGCGAGAATCGCGGCGAGCAGGCCGATGGGAATGACGAGGATGCGCAGCAGGAGGCGGAAGACGGAATCCAAGGGATCAGACCGGATGGTGGCACACCGCCTCGACATTGTTCCCGTCAGGATCAAGGACGAAAGCGGCGTAGTAATTCGGATGATAGTGGAGGCGGAGGCCGGGCGCGCCGTTGTCGCGTCCGCCCGCCGCCAGCGCGGCCGCGTAAAAGGCATCCACCGATGCCCGGTCCGGGGCGGCGAAGGCCACGTGCAGCGGACCGCTCACCGGCGTGGCATCGCTGATCCAGAAGGATGGCTTGCCCGCAACGCCGAAGCCGATATGGGCGTGCCCGCCGCTCTCCTGCGCGCTCACCTGCATCTGCACCGTGGCGCCGATCGGGCCGAGCGCTGCGAGATAAAAGGAGCGGGAGCGCTCAAGATCGCTGACGGCAAGGCCCAGATGGTCGATCATGCCAACTCCCTTGGCCGGGTGCTACTCCGCCGCGGCCGCCATGGCCCGGAGTGCGAGGCGCTCGCGGGCGGAGAGTTTCTCGGTCTCGCTCTTCAACTGGCCGCAGGCGGCGAGGATGTCGCGCCCGCGCGGGGTGCGCACCGGGCTCGCATAGCCGGCGCGGAAGACGATGTCCGAGAACTTCTCGATCGTCTCCCAGTCCGAGCACTCATATTTGGTGCCGGGCCAGGGGTTGAAGGGAA
The Azorhizobium caulinodans ORS 571 genome window above contains:
- a CDS encoding VOC family protein, which translates into the protein MIDHLGLAVSDLERSRSFYLAALGPIGATVQMQVSAQESGGHAHIGFGVAGKPSFWISDATPVSGPLHVAFAAPDRASVDAFYAAALAAGGRDNGAPGLRLHYHPNYYAAFVLDPDGNNVEAVCHHPV